The Choloepus didactylus isolate mChoDid1 chromosome 7, mChoDid1.pri, whole genome shotgun sequence genome segment CCATTATCTACTTCCTATCTTCTCTTCTTGTGATCCATAAACCCTATTTCTCATGCTTCCCAACACCAAATACAATTTTTAGAACAGGGCAATCTATAACTAAAAGTGGTTCTTTGTAATTGTGTTTTTTCCTTAGTCAAAAACACAATACATCATCATAGTAGAAAATTCTACAtgaaagtagaaagaagaaaattaagataACTCATTACCTTACCAGCCAGAGAGAAACACTATTAACTTTGAGGTATTTCCTTCCTATCTTGTTTTTGTTATAcacacacttttttaaaaaatgagatcatactatatttggTTGTTTTCTATcctgtttttctctcttagtATGTCATTAAGATTTTCCAATGTCACTAAAAGCTTTTGAAAATATGACATGAAATGCCTGCCCAACATTCCATTAAATTGACATAACACTTACTGAAACATTTCCTTCCTGGTGAACTTTAGgctgtttctaatttttcagttTATCATGTTTTCCATTAGAAACAAAGTTGCAATGAACATCAGTTTTTGTGTCCATCTCATTATTTATTTGGAATAAATTCCCCAAAGTGAAACTATATATCAAAGGAAATGTacctttttttaaatggctttcaACATATAAAGGCAGCTTCCACAGGGAATGAAAAATGTTAcctctaaatttttatttgaaaatatgctTATTCTCATGGATAGACTTACTGGCAGGATCAAATTAAGAGACATGAGGCCCCCTATTTATTTTGTTAAGAAATACTAAGTTTTTTCTCTCTTACAAACTCAAAATATCTGTAGCAGACTGTCAATTTGTCCAACTCTCTAAGAGAGACTGAGTATtagatttaaataaatacatttactgTTTCAGGTGGGTGAATCTTAATTCTTAAAAGGGTGTGTACAGGTGATCAGATACAATAGAAACACTAAGCATATCCGATAAAAATGTTGATATGCCTATCAGGAAACCAAAGACCAACTAAATCCATGCTATTTTAAGGTTCTTATAGACATGCTTACCATAATAAATATTACTTCAACATTTTAAACTTAAACTGATTTTTGCCAAAAATGAATACTTCAAGATGATGACAGAAGTAATTATGGCTCAAAATAGCTGTTCTTACCTTAAACCTGCAACCAGCCCAGCTGGCATTATTTTCTTGGACCTCTTAAACCTCACACCCATGATGGTGGCCAGGAAGAAAGCCACAACTGAAAAACAGACCAATCCATGAACCAGAGTTTCAACCATGCTATCAATGCTTGCTTATGAAAAAAATGGGTGTCATTTCAGCTTTTTAATATCTACTGCCTGCTTTTCCCTCAAGGAATATAGCAAATATTATGCATAGCTTCTAAATTGTAATCTTCTTTAACAAAGAGCTATATTAAAATAGTTTATAAACTCATTCATCAGAAAGAAGCTTTCTGAATAAATGAACATGTTAAAATCCACTCTTGATATATCTTCAAAAAGAAAGCCTTTTTCCAATCTAAATGTCTACGTATAGGACACTCCTTGAGAACTAGGACTGTGTCTTATTCAACTTTATATGAGAAACACAGTTTACCCAGAACTTGGAGAGACATGCAATAAGTGTTGAGCTGAATGTAAGGAAAAtaattggttttttttaaaagtaagatctgattaataaaataataccaGGAAGAGGGCTGACTGCTTTTACTAAAtaacaactaagtgatgatattATATCCAGAAGTATTGTGGTAATCTTTTAGGAGCTGTACCAACAGGAATAGAAAGGTGTTTTTGTATGAGATTATGGCATTGATGCCACAATTTAAGAATAGttttcaaagaaaaactgatcactgatatgaaaaataaaatgaccgGTAATAAACAGAAGTGAAGTATTCATATTCAAATGCATATGAATAAACAAACCTCAgtatatcttaatgatattatcTTCTAATGCAATCTCATTATTAAAAATATCCCTAGTcccctatttaaaataaataaagcaaaaccaccaaattttttttcttcctcaaataCAGAACTGAGACAattttgtcttctttcatttgtgttttcttcCATAACCCCACAGTGTCACTTTGAATAATAATCAAATCAAATAGAGATGATTTTCTTGGCTTAGTTTTCCAAACCTTCACTATATTTCTATTTCAAGCTAGACAAAAGAGAGCTGAGTGGCCTGGAGCTTTAGACACACCTAGCTTTCAGTTTGTTTTCTGTGATATTTCCCTATCAAGCCCAACAACGGAAGAAGCTAAAAAAGGGTCAACTTTGCTTTTCTAGATTAAGTCTTAAAGCAGAACAGTATCTAAAAGCTGTttgcaaattaaataaaataatgcaacagtgcctctttttatttattttccaccaccaccaccaacaacaaaatattctaaatatacaTTTACAAGAGTTAGAATATCTGGACTAATTCCctgattttccaaattttattttttcagtaacaAGTTTTACAGGAATAATTTTCTGAGTTGGAAGGCCTAGTAACAGTATTATTGTTTTTATCTGCTCTGCCTAGAAAGGAACAAGACGTGTTAAGCTCAACACCTGCATCTGGCCACTTGCCATTTGACtatatttttccaatatatatatagtatagcTTATCAATAAAGTTATTCCAAGGTTCAATTCTCCATAACTGCAAAAAATGCATTACTTACACAGTGACATTTTTATATCTCGCTTGTCATTGGAGACACGGTAAGCTCCATAGCCAGCCAAAAATCCAACAAAAAGGCCAGCAATCAAAGATGGAACAccgcctggaaaaaaaaaaaaaaaaaaaagatgaagtcaGAAAGTAAGccccaaaatgaaacaaattcatTCCTTTAAGTATGATGCATCTTCAAACATATTCCTACTTGGGCATTTTAAGTGGACAAAGCCATATTAAATATATGCCTGTTCATGGGTATTTATAAAAAATGACAATTTCATGCTGAATCCTAAATGCAAGGCAGAGAAACCCTGAATGCATAGAATGCAGGGATTAGAATATTGCTTCAGGGAATAAGAAAAGCTTCTTTGTAGTAGTGGTTTTGTTATTGACCGTATGATCTTGGGTGATTAGTTTGACTTCTTTATGcctcttttctgtgttttttagtCTATTTTCTTTGCCTCCATCTTTGTACTGTGAGGCTGGAAAAAATATGTTACAGAAGTATTTTTAGTTCATAAGAGTAGAGAGAGAGGTGCTGTATAAACCAAGTGTCAACCAAGTGATGGTTTTGTCTTGAATAATTACCAAGCTTTCAAGCCTTAAGGTCTAAGGACTCAGCAACCTCAACTATAGTAAGAAAAGGGAAGTGCTCCAAGTGGGGGCACTCCCAGCCTCCAGTCCATCCACATTCCCCACCAGGGCACTCCGAGCCTCCAGGCCATCCATGTGCCCTCCAGGGCACTCCGAACCCCCAGACCAGCCTTTCCCCCCACCAGGATACTCCCAGCCTCCAGGCCATCCACGTCCCCCACCAGGGCACTTCATGTGCACCAGGCAGTGAGCTACTGCTGGTGACACTATGAACAACACCCCCACAATCCTTACTTCTTTGGAACTTACCTTCCTATTTAGAATCTCTTGAAATGAAGTCCTTGGGGGTAGGGCCAAGatatctctatttttaaaatgtgtatagaAAATCTGGATGTGTAGCCAAGGTATTTCACGTCAGTCTCCCCCACTCCCTTGTGAAAACCGTGTCTTTTTCCTCACCGCTGTTTTTGCAGGGCCCAGCACGGTAGCAGGTCCATAGTGAGCATTAGAGAAATACTGAATAAATGCATGACTGGGTGCTCCCTGCTACGGGTCATGCTTAAGCAGGAGACATCAGATAAGGATATAGTTAAGGAGATTCAAGCATTTCTTGAAATGTGGGGATAGGTCATCTTTAAGGTGTCTTCTCATCTAGGGGTCTATGATTTTCTATGAAGTTTTCTATACTGCTAGGACACTCGCCCTCCACAACCTCTTAAGCATGTGGAGGAAGTGGCAGTGTCCTCCCTGAGTTTCAGTGAGATCAGACAGGGGCAGGCTCGCCAGCAGCTCATGTGTACGAGGATTGGGGAAGCCCTGGGGAAAACTCATCCTGTGTGAGGAAGGAGCCCGGACCATGGGGTCTCCCTCCTGAGAAAGTTGCAGCTGATGAAGGGAGCCAGGATTCTGAGGAAAGCTTGGTGCTCATAGTGGGGACTATGAATAACGAACCTCCAAGTGTCCCCCTGCCCCTTCCTGGGATGCTGATCTGGGTAAGCCATGTTTCAGGACACTGTGTTGGATCACAGTCTAGGTGAGATCCTAGAAACATGAAATTGTCCTCGGAGCAGGACACCTGCCTGCAAACTCTTGTTCCTGCTCCTTCCTGGAGGAGCTGATGTGTCTCTTGCCTGAACTGGAGTATGCAGGGTTGAGGTTACACCCAGCGCTGGTACAGGAGAAGGCAGAGCAAGCCTTCTGGCCATTTTGGCTTTGGCCACTCAGTGCCACCTGGCCCAGAAAACACCTCAAAATCATAGTGTCTTCCTAGTCATACACCTATCTGGAGACCTATCTGGGAAGAGGGGTGAACTCAAAGTGGGCTTGGTGCTCAGGATCCTGAGCCCTGTCACCTTCAACACCTTGCTCCCCCTTCTTCTATCCCCAAACCAAGAAAGAACCTATCAGCCCCTCACTCTGACCCAACCTATATCTGACAGCTGATCTAGTTTAGGATTTGGATCTATTTGTATGCTCTCACCACACACCATCTGACAATACATCTTTAACGTACATGACATAATTCTCAATAACTGTCCCTTGGGTGGGTCTCCTGGACCAGCTGCCTGGCCTCATGCCTAGGGAAGCTCCAAGTACAGAGCAGAAGCAGAAGCAATAAGAACAGGAAAcctttactctgtgccaggcactatgtgAAAGCGCTACACgtcttctctcatttaatcctaacaactGTATGAGGCGGTGACTTTAATATTAGTCCCCATTTAACAAATGGGGATTAGAGGTCCAGAAGTTAAAACAGCTCACCTATGTACCACAGCTACTTAGCGAATGGTAGTGTCAAGATTAGAACTTGGGAATGCCTGATCCTGTGACTTGTGCTCTTAACTCATGTTATCCTATAAGAATGGACTTCGTTGGGAACACACAAATCCCCAGGGGCTTCCAGCATCACTTAGTGGGGGGCTCTTATAGGAAGCCAAGGACCATATCATGCAGTTGGGCAATAAGCCCTTGAAATCAGAGCCCTCACTGCTAATGCAAATTCATTTGTTCCCACCAGGTGGAAAAATCTGAAGAGGCTTGGGCTGGAATAATGAAGTACTGCCCCTCCTACCCCACTCTGCTCCAGCacgcatatacacacacatgcatacaaacaCTCATTTCTCCCCATCCCTCAGGCAAAAATGTTCAGATGTTCTTTTCTGCTCTTTTATTTAGACAGGTCTTTGGCAATGAGAAAGTGTTTTTCAATAACAATCCCAGCAGGATTTGAAACTGAGTCCTCTTTAAAGTAGACTATGAAATACCAACTTTTAAGTAATTGTTTGCAGATCTAGGGTTGGAGCCATCATTTTTTCCCCCATCAAATACATATCTACAACGATAAACCcactgagagagaaaatgagaccAATAAACAAAAAGCTAACTACATATGGGCAGGCTCTAAGGATCTTAGGAGATAATTGATTCTAACCAGCCAGGCTTCCCCAAGAACTGTGCTCTGGCCTCTGACTGTTTAGCAATCCCTAATGAAGAAAGAACTCTGATAACTGTACAGACCTGGCTTTTTCACTCAAAGTCAAGACCACTGATGTCACAAATATTAATACTCTTTGAAATACAATTTCATCTTTaaaacttcataaaaataaaagaaacagaaacatgaGACATCTTGACTCTAAATGCCTCTAccttaaaacaaagtaaaatatgaAATCTTGACCTTCCATTTTCTCCATGAAAACCCTTTATGAActgtttttttattatgtttttaatccTCTTCTGGACAGTGATGAAGAGACAACTTCaaatatgatatgtaaatatttgattaattttcCTTTGTGACACACAATATCAATATAACACCACaattatttaaacaaacaaacaaaaatcctcatCTGTTAATAAGCAAGTGGCCCTGGGGAAGTTAAATTGATTACTTATGTAACTGGCAGGTAAAATTAGAATTCTGTGACAGGGAGAGGCCCAAAACCCCACATTGGAACGCTCCATCATGTCCAGCCCCACAAAACCTGCTTCCTGCCACAAATCCCTTCCACCACCCTACCTCTAAGATGTCTTTAGCTTCTTGTCATATTCACAGACTTTAGGTGATCCTGGCTCTACCACCAACCCCCTGTCAAATCCCTTTGATCAAAAATTTGGTTCAGGTTTACCTCTCCGCTTATATCCCAAAATGCTTCCAAATGTCACGAGGGCTGCATAACCAAAACCGAGCAGGTCCATTGGCAAGGTTGCAATTCTAAAGCAAGGGCGAAGAGGCAaattagacaaaataaaaagaggttTGGGGATCAGGTTTATATAAGTGATATATGCATCTCACAGAATTAcagaaattaatttcttttgtCTCCTAAAGAAAGGGAGGTGAACACTTGGGCTCGATCTTCATCTATCCCCACAGTCAGCCACTGTCCCCCTATCCTCATCAACCACAAGCACACTCAGGGCCTCAAGTTGATTCTTCTTTGTCTGCCTTCAAGACCTGCCATACCCTCAGCTGTTTATTTCTATCCATCCACTTCTGCAAGCAAGATCTGTGCTCTGGTCAGCTGGGTCTGCCCACCAGACCATACCCTACAATCTCTACTTTTCACATCCATATCTGGAATGCCTTCCCTCTCTGCCACCTTCACAACCCCAACCACCATCTCTACACCCCTCCTCCCAGTGAACCTTCTCCTGTGATTTCTGCCCTTACGATTTACCTCCCAATCTCCTTACCCCTCTAGCCTGCACCACAGAACTGGTCTGCAGCAAATTGCTTCTTCCTCTTCTAAATTCCTTGACTTCAGCAACTTCATCTTATAATTCTTTCATATTTCCCTCCCCATTTCCCTCAATGTCTCTCATTCTCCCCCTACCAAGGAACAGAGAAGGGGTAAGATAGACATTTGTTTTTTGATTTAGCCAAAGATTCACTTTAAACATTTGCTTTGTCACTAGCTTTGTGGTGAGACAGCTCTTCTGTGGCGGCAGGGACAGGCATGCTTGATCAGTGGTAAATCACTAACAATGTAATGAAGCCCTGGCACGAAAGCCAATTGAATGATAATGATGTCCTATGTGCAACAGAGCAACAATCAAAACACATTTCAAGAGTTAAGAAGTCCCACTAAAATCCTGTCCACAAGTCTCCAAAATGTAGTAGAAATTGTGCTGGCTCTGGCTGGAGATTTGGGTAATGGTCAGTTGCTGGCTGTTGATCCTTGGGCCACACTCTCCTCCCCCAGAAAAGTGAGAGGAATGGAAGAGACTCATTCTAAAGTTCCTTGCAGCTTTTTAAATTCCAAGATTCCTGGTGGTgctttaatatctttttttttttatcttcattttattgagatatattcgcataccacgcagtcatacaaaacgaatcgtactttcgattgttcccagtaccattacatagttgtacattcatcacctaaatcaatccctgacaccttcattagcacacacacaaaaataacaagaataataattagagtgaaaaagagcaattgaagtaaaaaagaacactgggtacctttgtctgtttgtttccttcccctatttttctactcatccatctataaactagacaaagtggagtgtggtccttatggctttcccaatcccattgtcacccctcctaagctacatttttatacaactgtcttcgagattcatgggttctgggttgtagtttgatagtttcaggtatccaccaccagctaccccaattctttagaacctaaaaagggttgtctaaagtgtacgtaagagtgcccaccagagtgacctctcggctccttttggaatctctctgccactgaagcttatttcatttcctttcacatcccccttttggtcaagaagatgttctccgtcccacgatgccaggtcaacatttctccctgggagtcatattccacgttgccagggagattcactcccctgggtgtctgatcccacgtagcggggagggcagtgatttcacctgccaagttggcttagctagagagagggccacatctgagcaacaaagaggcattcgggagggggctcttaggcacgattatagggaggcctagcctctcctttgcaggtgCTTTAACATCTTAATGTTCTTATACCTCTGTCTCCTCCATGGGGAAAATAATCATCTTTGCATATATGAGGAACCATGTATGAGATTTCTTGtgtatttcttcaattttctcaCTGGTCGTTCATCATTTAGGCTAAACCAGTCTTTTATTTCCTGTAACAATTGGTAAATTTATTCTGAAGAACAGAAAAAGGGTTTTGAGTTGATTTCAGAGTGCAAGCTAGGACTTATTGTGAAGAAGGGTCTGAGGGAAGGGAGTCGGAGGCACGCGAGGGGATAATAGCACCAAAAAGGAGCCAACactgaaaaatcctcaacatctGTAGGAAAGAGTTAAAACAAAAGATCTCATCTGTCCCAAGGACTGGTACGGTGGGATTTAACATGTAAGAAGGACCATTTGTTGACTGaaagaagaataaacaaataatgaggatGATGATAATGTTTTTGAGAATTACCATGAGCTAGGCACCATTCTCAGTATATCTACATCAATTCATTTAATCATTACCATAACCCTATGAGGAAGTACtatcattattatccccattttccagatgaggaacctgagacaCAGAGAAGGCAGGCAACACtcccgaggtcacacagcagagCCAAGATTTCAGAGTCAGGGAAGCCTCATTCCTCACCATTAAGTAATACTACCTCTGATAAGTGAGTTAGTTGGATGAAGAaatgaatatgcaaataaaactgATGTTCTTCAGAGTTCTTCAATTCTGGATTAATCAGTTCTACTTGGTCTAATGGTATGACCACAGTGTCCTGACTTGGATCCAGTGACTTACCATGTTCAGCCCTATGAGCATCTCATGCAGCCCTACTTACTATCCTACTATCTTTCTACCAGGAGCTAATGATATTCCACAGTGTATGCTTGGCTTTAAACCTAGCTGTGTAAACGAGGAActttccttaacctctctgtaactgtttttccagttttaaaatagGGATAGTAAAAAACATCTCCCTCatagggtggttgtgagaattaaatgaattattattgTAAAGCACTTAGGATAGTGCCTGCAGCATATAAAGCATTCAAAGAATATGACCTGCTCCAATAATAATGATTATTCTTCTCTTTCATCCTTATACCCATTTTTAAGCTTGATATGGGTAAggccatgtgctggtttggatgtattaggtcccccaaaatgccattatctttgatgcagtcttgtgtgggcaggaaacatattggcgTTGATTGGGTTggggacttttgattggatgtttatgtggagatgtgatcactcaactgtaggtgagatctttcattggataatttccatggaggtgtggccccacccattcagcatggcccttgattagtttattagagcactatataagctcagacagaaggagtgagcttgctacagccaagagggacactttgaagaatgcacagaagctgagagagtagctgcagatgagagacagtttgaagatggccgttgaaagcagactcttgctctggagaagctaacacaggacaaatgccccaagagcaactgagagtgacattctgaagaggagctgtggactagagaggaacgtcttgagagaaagccattttgaaaccagaactttggagcagacaccagccaagtgcctttccagctgacaggttttccggacaccactggccatcctccagtgaaggtatccgattgttgatgacttaccttggacactttatggccttaagactgtaactttgtaaccaaataaaccccctttataaaagccaatccatttctggtgttgtgcatcccagcagcattagcaaactagaacaggccatTACTATTTCAACATACTGAGGAAGCAATTGAAGTAAGGGGAATTTATGATTCagacattaaataaaacaaactatAATATTAAAAGCAACTTATATTCATACTCAATTCCATTtaataactatttattgagtgttttctttGTGTAAGGCAATaaggaagcaaagaaagaaagaaagaaagaaaaaaaagccctaAGAAAGGAGATAGGGCTGGTGGGAAAGACAGGGCCAAACCACCCATGTAAGTAAGGGAGGCAGGATTCCGCCCTAAGAACAGTGAGAGATCAATAAAGGGAGTGTAACAATCAGACTTAAATTTCAGAAAGCACTTCCTAGCTGCAGTAGTGAAAGATGGGCTGAAGCAAAGTGAGGCAGGGAGATAAGCTGGGAGGCTGATGCGATTGAATAATCAAGAGATGATGGTAGCCTGACCAGGGACACAGCAATGAGGATGGAGAGTCATGGATGGATTTGAGAAAGGTTCAGGAGGAAGAATCAACAGGCCTGGATGTGGAGAGTGAGGGAAGGATGAGTCAGAGATGACTCACCTCTTAATTTCTAGCTTAGACCACTTGACCAGGGCAGGGAAGCCTTGGTGCTTTTCCCTGAGACAGGGAACACTGGAGCAgacaggggtgggggtagggggatcAGGAATGATGACACCTGTTTGAACATATTCAGTCTGACATACCCAACACAGTCAGGAAAACACCCTTATGTACGGATCTGAAGCTCATGAGAGAGATAATTCATTATCAAGTAGTTAATTGGGGATTACTAATTTTCTTAAACCAACCAGCCGTTTGAAGTGCTGATTATTCTCCCTCCTCTAAGAACCCCTAGCTCTTTCTCTGAACCTCTTTTGGGAGCCCATCTCCTTCTAACAGCTGTAGTTACTTATTTTGGGCTTACCTCTCCTCTCAGCTAATTGGAGTCCAGGCTCAATTGATCTTTGTCCTCATAGCATCAAGCACACTGCACTGCACAAAGCAGGTGCTTAGTAAATacttgttggatgaatgaatgagtgaacagcTTCCACCTTAAGACATTAAATGTTCTATCCTTCAGTATAGCTCCATTGCCAGGAAATACTTAGTCCCTTAATCTTCTGCATGAACTGAGCGTTGTTCTAGGGAGTTAAAATAAACCTATTCCCAATCCTTGCAAGGCGTTTCTGTTCTCACAGAGAAAATCGAGACCTAGAGCAAATACTCGTGCTCCCTTTGTACAGCGGCACTCATAGCAGAGGCTGCGTTACCTTGACAAGGATGGGGGAGGTAACAATATCATCACAAAAAATGTTGCTCGGGACTCGGGAAAGCATGAAAACATCTTGGGTGCAATGCAGTAAAATAATTTACTGCACCGCGTACCAAATCAGGTGTCAGGGCCCTGCCTTACTCCAGCCCCAAGTTCTCCAAAATTTGGGGAACGCAAGAGATTTTCCGTGAGCTGctaa includes the following:
- the TMEM14A gene encoding transmembrane protein 14A, which translates into the protein MDLLGFGYAALVTFGSILGYKRRGGVPSLIAGLFVGFLAGYGAYRVSNDKRDIKMSLFVAFFLATIMGVRFKRSKKIMPAGLVAGLSLMMILRLVLLLL